A single genomic interval of Shewanella halotolerans harbors:
- the amrS gene encoding AmmeMemoRadiSam system radical SAM enzyme, producing MLTAPPAYFQTQYWHALDDGRVCCDVCPRKCTLREGKRGACFVRMHHQGEIVLTSYGRSSGFCIDPIEKKPLNHFYPGSSVLSFGTAGCNLSCLFCQNWDMSKSRQMDTLCDSAMPDELAATARRHGCKSIAFTYNDPVVFMEYAIDAAQAAHELGLKSVAVSAGYICDAPRIEFYRYMDAANIDLKAFSESFYHKICHGQLQPVLETLLYLKHETQVWFEITTLLIPGENDSDEELNAMCQWLVENLGPDVPLHFSAFHPDFKLLDRPPTPLSTLQRARRIALNHGLHYVYCGNVHDPDSDATYCANCHKRLIERDWYQLGQYALDEQGACRYCGAPLPGRFARVREDFGARRIAVRIHRD from the coding sequence ATGTTAACTGCACCACCGGCATACTTTCAGACCCAATATTGGCATGCCCTGGATGACGGGCGGGTGTGCTGCGACGTCTGCCCGCGCAAGTGCACATTGCGCGAGGGCAAACGCGGCGCCTGCTTTGTGCGCATGCACCATCAAGGCGAGATAGTGCTGACCAGCTATGGTCGCTCCTCGGGTTTCTGTATCGACCCTATCGAGAAGAAGCCGCTGAACCATTTCTACCCCGGCTCAAGCGTGCTCAGTTTCGGCACCGCCGGGTGCAACCTGAGCTGTCTCTTCTGTCAAAACTGGGACATGAGTAAGTCGCGCCAGATGGATACCCTGTGTGACAGCGCCATGCCAGACGAGCTGGCGGCCACCGCCCGTCGCCACGGCTGCAAGAGCATCGCCTTTACCTATAACGATCCTGTGGTGTTTATGGAGTACGCCATAGATGCCGCCCAGGCGGCCCATGAACTTGGGCTTAAGAGCGTGGCGGTGAGCGCGGGCTATATCTGTGATGCGCCGAGGATTGAGTTTTATCGCTATATGGACGCGGCCAATATCGACCTCAAGGCCTTTAGCGAGTCGTTTTATCACAAGATCTGTCACGGCCAGCTGCAACCTGTGCTTGAGACCCTGCTCTACCTCAAGCATGAGACCCAGGTATGGTTTGAGATAACCACATTGTTGATCCCCGGCGAGAACGATAGCGATGAGGAGCTCAATGCCATGTGTCAGTGGCTGGTGGAAAACCTGGGGCCAGATGTGCCGCTGCATTTCAGCGCCTTTCACCCCGACTTTAAGCTGCTCGACAGGCCGCCGACACCGCTAAGTACGCTGCAACGGGCGCGGCGCATCGCCCTCAATCACGGCCTGCATTATGTCTATTGCGGCAATGTGCATGACCCAGATTCCGACGCCACCTACTGCGCCAACTGCCACAAACGCCTGATCGAGCGTGACTGGTATCAGCTCGGGCAGTATGCGCTGGATGAGCAGGGTGCCTGCCGATACTGCGGCGCGCCGCTGCCAGGACGCTTCGCCAGGGTGCGGGAAGACTTTGGCGCACGGCGGATCGCGGTGCGGATCCATCGCGACTGA
- the amrB gene encoding AmmeMemoRadiSam system protein B, with the protein MKYRQAAVAGRFYPAEPGLLTQQLTHYFGQAPSVHIIPKGLILPHAGYLYSGEVAAKAVNLLRNRPDGYRRVVLLGPSHYVGLNGCALPRSDRFITPLGEIPIDRVGIEQLLNRRLAIASDMAHQREHALEVELPLLQFCLDDFILLPVVVGSASPESVCQLIQAVADSDTLIVVSSDLSHYHPYLDANRIDTDTRSHILALDPHLAPEQACGCHALNGLLAYAKLMNWQIKCVTHTNSGDVTARAQARRPRDDEEVVGYASFALY; encoded by the coding sequence ATGAAGTACCGACAAGCCGCCGTCGCCGGGCGATTCTATCCGGCCGAACCTGGACTACTCACCCAGCAACTTACCCACTATTTCGGCCAGGCTCCCAGCGTTCACATTATCCCTAAGGGCCTCATTCTGCCCCACGCCGGTTATCTCTACTCTGGCGAGGTGGCCGCCAAGGCGGTAAACCTGCTGCGCAATCGCCCAGACGGCTATCGGCGCGTCGTCCTGTTAGGCCCCAGCCACTATGTGGGCCTCAACGGCTGCGCCCTGCCCCGCAGCGACCGCTTCATCACCCCCTTGGGTGAGATCCCCATCGACAGAGTAGGCATCGAGCAGTTGCTCAACCGCCGACTCGCCATCGCCTCAGACATGGCCCATCAGAGAGAACATGCTCTGGAGGTGGAACTGCCGCTACTGCAATTCTGTCTGGACGACTTCATCCTACTGCCCGTGGTGGTGGGCAGCGCCAGCCCAGAGTCGGTATGCCAGCTGATCCAGGCGGTCGCCGATAGCGATACCCTGATCGTGGTCAGCAGCGATCTCAGCCACTACCACCCCTATCTGGATGCCAACCGGATAGACACAGACACCCGCAGCCACATACTGGCACTCGACCCACACCTGGCGCCGGAACAGGCCTGTGGCTGTCATGCCCTCAACGGCCTGCTGGCCTATGCCAAGTTAATGAATTGGCAGATAAAGTGCGTTACCCACACCAACTCGGGTGACGTGACCGCGCGCGCCCAGGCCCGACGCCCGAGGGATGATGAGGAGGTGGTCGGCTATGCCAGCTTCGCCCTCTATTGA